Proteins from a genomic interval of Sphingobacterium sp. SYP-B4668:
- a CDS encoding TetR/AcrR family transcriptional regulator translates to MKTSDKILDVARQLFNESGIRNTTTRGIAVTMAISPGNLHYHFKHTEDIVIALFRQLIDWYDHIIEQVQYLSLECIDDLIPILELIYEKMDEFRFLFLHFVEIGIWIPDIRIDYQHLVAKRENQFINWLERLEEQGVLVTLSPQIKTNLVKKLFIVGDFWMSYNTLSYRYSGIEAKKDYVDTMMSLLLPYVKDR, encoded by the coding sequence ATGAAAACAAGTGATAAGATTTTGGATGTAGCCCGGCAACTTTTTAATGAATCGGGAATTCGGAATACAACGACAAGGGGTATAGCGGTTACAATGGCTATTAGTCCTGGAAATCTACACTACCATTTTAAACATACCGAAGATATCGTCATTGCGCTTTTTCGTCAGTTGATAGATTGGTATGATCATATTATTGAACAGGTTCAATACTTAAGCTTGGAATGTATTGATGACTTAATCCCAATTTTAGAGTTGATATATGAAAAAATGGACGAATTCCGATTCCTGTTTCTACATTTCGTAGAAATTGGGATTTGGATACCTGATATACGAATAGATTATCAACACCTTGTTGCAAAGCGAGAAAATCAATTCATAAATTGGTTGGAGCGATTGGAAGAACAGGGAGTATTAGTAACACTATCCCCTCAAATAAAGACTAATTTGGTGAAAAAGCTATTTATAGTTGGTGATTTTTGGATGTCCTATAATACGCTTTCCTATCGGTATTCAGGTATTGAAGCCAAGAAGGATTATGTTGACACCATGATGTCTCTGTTGTTACCTTACGTAAAAGACAGATAA